The following are from one region of the Penaeus chinensis breed Huanghai No. 1 chromosome 5, ASM1920278v2, whole genome shotgun sequence genome:
- the LOC125025455 gene encoding salivary glue protein Sgs-3-like, with translation MIQSYQVGGKTCHCKIPSNETISTTASAVSTTVAVTTAAPTTAAPTTAAPSTAAPTTAAPTTAAPTTAAPTTAAPTTAAPTTAAPTTAAPSTAAPTTAAPTTAAPTTAAPTTAAPTTAAPTTAAPTTAAPKTAAPTTAAPSTAAPTTAAPSTAASTTAAPTTAAPTTAAPTTAAPTTAAPTTAAPSTAAPTTAAPTTAAPTTAAPTTAAPTTAAPTTAAPTTAVPTTAAPTTAAPTTAAPSTAAPTTAAPKTAASTTAAPSTAAPTTAAPTTAAPTTAAPTTAAPTTAAPSTAAPTTAAPTTAAPTTAAPTTAAPTTAAPTTAAPTTAAPSTAAPTTAAPTTAAPTTAAPTTAAPTTVDVGACTMDVTVTAATDLYWTSPGFPSNYPDDITCTLTVTKLVDEYDYTSLLL, from the exons ATGATCCAGTCGTACCAAGTGGGAGGGAAAACCTGCCACTGCAAAATTCCTTCGAATGAAACCATCTCGACAACAGCTTCGGCCGTATCGACAACAGTCGCTGTAACAACCGCTGCGCCCACTACAGCTGCACCTACGACCGCTGCGCCAAGCACAGCTGCACCTACGACTGCTGCGCCCACTACAGCTGCACCTACGACTGCTGCGCCCACTACAGCTGCACCTACGACTGCTGCACCAACTACAGCTGCACCTACGACTGCTGCGCCAAGCACAGCTGCACCTACGACCGCTGCTCCAACTACAGCTGCACCTACGACTGCTGCGCCCACTACAGCTGCACCTACGACCGCTGCTCCAACTACAGCTGCACCTACGACCGCTGCACCTAAGACCGCTGCACCTACGACTGCTGCTCCAAGCACAGCTGCACCTACGACTGCTGCTCCAAGCACAGCTGCATCTACGACTGCTGCGCCCACTACAGCTGCACCTACGACCGCTGCTCCAACTACAGCTGCACCTACGACTGCTGCGCCCACTACAGCTGCACCTTCGACCGCTGCTCCAACTACAGCTGCACCTACGACTGCTGCGCCCACTACAGCTGCACCTACGACCGCTGCTCCAACTACAGCTGCACCTACGACTGCTGCGCCAACTACAGCTGTACCTACGACCGCTGCTCCAACTACAGCTGCACCTACGACCGCTGCGCCAAGCACCGCTGCACCTACGACCGCTGCACCTAAGACCGCTGCATCTACGACTGCTGCTCCAAGCACAGCTGCACCTACGACTGCTGCGCCAACTACAGCTGCACCGACGACCGCTGCGCCCACTACAGCTGCACCTACAACTGCTGCGCCAAGTACAGCTGCACCTACAACTGCTGCACCAACTACAGCTGCACCTACGACTGCTGCACCAACTACAGCTGCGCCTACGACCGCTGCACCAACTACAGCTGCACCTACAACTGCTGCGCCAAGCACAGCTGCACCTACGACCGCTGCTCCAACTACAGCTGCACCTACGACCGCTGCTCCAACTACAGCTGCACCTACGACCGTAGATGTTG GAGCCTGCACCATGGACGTGACGGTGACAGCTGCAACCGACCTGTACTGGACTTCACCTGGATTCCCAAGCAACTACCCGGATGACATTACATGCACACTCACCGTCACT AAGCTCGTGGATGAATATGATTACACTTCTTTACTATTATAA
- the LOC125025653 gene encoding ras-related protein Rab-3-like (The sequence of the model RefSeq protein was modified relative to this genomic sequence to represent the inferred CDS: added 30 bases not found in genome assembly): MTRESNFKYWDTAGQERYRTITTAYYRGAMGFILMYDVTNEESFNSVQDWCTQIKTYSWDNAQVILVGNKCDMEDERVISYERGKQLADQLGLEFYETSAKENINVKAVFERLVDIICDKMSESLDTDPNLVNANKGTRLTENPQPQNGSCQC, encoded by the exons GACACAGCCGGGCAGGAGCGGTACAGGACGATCACAACGGCGTACTACAGGGGCGCCATGGGTTTCATCCTTATGTATGACGTGACTAACGAGGAGTCTTTCAACAGCGTCCAAGACTG GTGCACACAAATAAAGACCTATTCCTGGGACAATGCTCAGGTCATTCTCGTGGGTAACAAGTGTGATATGGAGGACGAGCGTGTCATCTCTTACGAAAGGGGCAAGCAGCTCGCCGACCAGCTTGGGCTCGAGTTTTACGAGACCTCAGCAAAGGAAAACATCAATGTCAAG GCTGTGTTTGAGCGCTTGGTGGATATTATTTGTGACAAGATGTCTGAAAGTCTGGATACGGACCCCAATTTGGTGAATGCAAACAAGGGGACAAGGCTCACGGAGAATCCTCAACCACAAAACGGCTCCTGTCAGTGCTAA